CACTGAACTTCCAGATTGCCCACCTTCATTGCCTCGCAATCCAAGCTTTTCCTCAAATGAAGCCGCCATTTCGGTCAGTCGGTCAAGGAGTTGATGCAACTCATCAGGCACTGTTCGAGCAATGACGTATGCCCGGTCATTGAGTGCATCAAACAACGCCCATTCCGGGTTGACTGTTAAACCACAGGCGGCATAAATCGGCTGCCAGGCATCGTCATACACTTTGTTTTTTCCCTTAAACAACACCGAACAATGGGCTTGCAGAAAGTTATAGGCCACTCGCAGGGCCTCGCCTTTCCGCATTACATCCGGATCACGTGAAAACAAATGCCCATTGTTATCAAACAGCGTTTCAAAACCTTCTTTGGCTCTCCGTTGCGCTTTTTGCTCCATGTCGGCAATCGCTTCGCCTTTGAACGCCCGTCCCAAAATCACAGTTGACGCTGCTTCAAAGGCATCTTTGATTGTCAGTGCCGTGGCAAACAGTTCGGGGTTGATTTTGATCCCTACTGGAGAACCAGTCACAAAATCTTTGGCATTGCCTCCCTTGAGGCGTTTCACCTTGTCAGTCAATCGCTTTGAAACCCGAGTCAGCGTGTCGTTGGCAAGCGTCCCTGGAGCATTCGCTGGGACAAGGTAAAAGGTGCCTTCGCCGTAGTGCAAAAATGGACGCGCCTGGCACTGGACCTGCAATTCTTCGCCAACTGCATTGTGGAGCAGATTGCTGAACGGCCCGCGATATTCATTCAGCCGGTGCCATTCCCACCGATATTGCTGGTCCGAAGCGGCATTCAGGCTGTTGAGAACCTGCATTCGCTTGCGGTCATCGCCAAATTCGCGGGCGACATCAGCCTGATCCGCCAGTTGTAGCAGCGGCACCAGTACCGTTCGTAATCGCTGGCGCGAAACCGGTCCGGCAAGCGGGAGTAAGGCATCCGCTCCCTGATGCAAATGCCCCGAATGAGCCGCAATCAGCCGCCGAATGATTTCGACATTCTCATCGGTTATTTCCAAAATTTGGTCCAGCCCAAACTGGCGCAGGAATGCAGCTACATCGCTGGTATTGGCCACTTTCGAGATGCTCCGCTGCTCAGGGTCAAGCTTGTTCAAGTCGTGGAGCAATGCGGCGCAAATCAAAATTCGTCGCTCAAAGGCAGTACATCCAACAATTTGCGCCGCCAGATCAACCGTGAGCACGACATTGAGCAGGTGAGCATACATGGTTTGCCCGTGATGGATACCCGTCTGGCGAACTTCCACAAGGGACAACATTTCATTGTTGGCAACCGTGGAAAGAAACTCGTCAATTGGGTCTTCCTGGGCTTCAGAAAGGCTAAGAAATTCAAAGATATCAGGCATGGGAACACCTATTCAGAGGTTAGAGGTTGGTGTTTATTGATAACCGCACGGGCAATCCGCACAAATTCATCATTCAGCCACGCTGGCTCCAGAATCGTCGCGTGTTCGGCGTAGGGCATCACCAGATACCAGAGGACTTCTTTGGGGTAAGCCACCTGGAGCGTCAAAATCACGCCGCCGTCTGAGCATTCGATTTTCTTTTCGGTTGAGTGCCATTCCGATTCGAGAATGTAACGGGCAACCGGCTGCTCAAATCGCAACTTCACGATCTGCGGCGGATGTTCGCTCTGGAAGGCCCGAAATGTGAAGCGATGCCGCTCGGTGAAGTTATAAAACTTAATGACATCAAATGAGGGCCCGAGGTCTCCGACGTCCTTGATTCGGCCAAACCGGAGCGTCGCAATCCGATGTTCCTCTGGAATCAACACATCGAGGTAGAGCGCCCTCGCCTGGAAAAAAATCTGGTAGGGCGCAATTTGATACCACAGGATTTTCCCCTGCCAATGGTCATCGTACACAATCTTCACCTCGCGACGCAGACGCTGGGCTTCGAGGATTCGACCCAGGATTTTGGGCTCGGCTTTGAACTGCTTCGCCAGTATGTCGGTGAGCGCCCCTTGCAGCAGCGGGCGCATGACTGGAGGGGCAACGGAGATGAGTTTTTTGATTCCCTCAATTGCATCAAAGGCCAGGACCGTATCACCCGAAGCTGCAAATTGACGGACGGCAAGTATCAAAGCAATTGCTTCCTGGAGTGTCAAGGAAAATGTTGGAAGTACACCTTCCCCTTCCCTGATAAATTTCTGCCGGCGTTTGTCAAAGTGCCAGTTGAATCCAGCTTCGGCCAGGAGGTTCAGATCCTTATAAAAAGCGGATTTCCCAACTCCCAGTCGTTCCCACAGTTCCTGCGGTTTCTGCGCTGGATTGAGGTCGAGTTCCTGAATCAGTTGAAACAGGCGGACAATACGGTGGTTGAGTGTGGAATCGTTCTTCATAGTGAACCCAGTTTACTCCGGTTTGAAACTGAGTCCACGGCATTCATTCGCCAGAGTCCACACCTGTGTGGAAAGACAGCTCGGGCCTGGGACTGAGAGCGTCTTTACATGTGCAGGTTTTTGATTGGGATCTCGTGGGCTGAGACATTGTGTGCATTAGATCGAGCATCCCGAAGGGCTGCCGTTCGGATAGCCGGTCGGTTGCGAGGCTTTGCGAGCTACCACCGGGAAACGGTTCGTTCTCCCAACCCCTCCCCGCTTTGCCCGCACCCCTACGGGGCGCGGGCAAAGCGGGGAGAACCAGGGGTGGCCCTTGGGTCCGGTGGTAGGCCCAAAGCGGCCAACCAACCGGCTATCCGAACGGCAACGCTTCGCGGTGCAAAACCAAAAACCGACACGTGAGCGACAAGCACAAGTCCCGGTGGGTGCGCCTCAAAGCA
Above is a genomic segment from Acidobacteriota bacterium containing:
- a CDS encoding WYL domain-containing protein encodes the protein MKNDSTLNHRIVRLFQLIQELDLNPAQKPQELWERLGVGKSAFYKDLNLLAEAGFNWHFDKRRQKFIREGEGVLPTFSLTLQEAIALILAVRQFAASGDTVLAFDAIEGIKKLISVAPPVMRPLLQGALTDILAKQFKAEPKILGRILEAQRLRREVKIVYDDHWQGKILWYQIAPYQIFFQARALYLDVLIPEEHRIATLRFGRIKDVGDLGPSFDVIKFYNFTERHRFTFRAFQSEHPPQIVKLRFEQPVARYILESEWHSTEKKIECSDGGVILTLQVAYPKEVLWYLVMPYAEHATILEPAWLNDEFVRIARAVINKHQPLTSE